GACACGTTTTTATTTGTCCCTGTGATCCTCCAAATGCCTAACAGTCGATAATAAGTATCAGAAATTAGGACATCAATGACAaattattagacctaaataagCTGGcaatctcaaaaaaaataaaaaatcgaTAAAATAGCAAAAGTTGTGAACTCAAACAAATCTTGAAGACTACAGACAATCAAATACTACTGTAAACACTTCCAACAGAAGACGAAAGCCAGATTGCAGACTTTTCTCATGTGGTCTGCCCGGTAAGTACTGCAACACCAATTTAATGTGAAAAAGTCGTAGGAATTAGCATAAAAATCGGATGAAAGAATCTGGTCCTTGAGCTAAATATTCTAAGTTAACAAGGACTGCTGTCAAGGCGTCAATAATATAATACTAAAAATAAATTAGTCGATAATTACAATAGATAAATTAGATAAATAAAATTAGAATTTAGAAGTACGTAACGTTCAACTATAGTGATTTCTAACTAAGAGAAAGTAGTCCCCAAACACAGCATCATAATTTAGCTAATTAAAcgggaaaagggaaaaaaaaagaaaaaggttacAGCTCCGAAACTAAATTAAACTAAAATAGCACGTTTTCATTCACGTATCAGCGAACAGACAGCTCAAcgatcgaaaaaaaaaaaagaaaaaagaaaaacattgaTCTGATGAGAAGCAAGCATGTTGTCAACTATCGGACGTGTACAATCAAGTTTCAGAACGCAAAAAATAATTATCATCCAAATTTTACCGGTAAATACATGATGAAATCTAAGATGCTTAGGTCAATAACCAAATAAAGTTATCCAAAATCTCCTACTAAATCGCCATGGGGAACAGAGAGAGGTAAAACGTAAAACTACATAAACAGCTGCAATGTTTCAGCGAAAGAGAAACGGCTCAAAAGTATAAAAAAGAGAACGTAGACGATCGAAAAGACTTACACAAGAAAGAGAAGACGAAGAAGAAGACGACGCCGGCGGCGGCTCTCGGTTGGCTTTGGCGGTTGAGACCACTAATCCTCACCACTCTCAGCTCTTAAAGCCCTGGTCCTAGTACTGGAGCTACTACTATATAAAGGGTTTAGATGATTCTACAAGTATTTCCCCACCGGTATTGTTGTTGTCAGTAGAATCAAATACTTGTAAAAAGGAAGACAAATAATAGCTTGCGTTGCATCGGATTTCCTCCTCCTTTTTGTTTCAGGTCAAAGCCTAGTTACTAACTAATTCCGGTGAAAATAATCTGGTCAATGAACTCTtctttattattaatttttttttttttggctttttattTTGGGGGGACAGAACGAACGATGACATTGGTCAATGGATCCATTAGGTAATCAGAAGAAAGGTGGCAGTGAGTTTTCTTACCAAAAATTGAAGAGAATGTTGTATAGTAATTTGACACGATTTTGCTTGAACCCGCAGTGAATATTGAAAGGAAAaaacccccccaaaaaaaaaagacaagcgTGCACGTTCCAACAAATGATTTGTTGAATGATCTTTTTTGTGGCATCTACTGACGAAGTATTAATGATAATTATCATTAAAAACAGACAGACTAGTACTACTGTCTTATTAAGCAGGTGGaaaatcttcttctttttcttattaAGCAGTAGTAGCAGTATAATTTTTCACTCCAGTTGAAGGGCATAGGAACGTGGTGGTGTAGAGAAATTCTGGTCTTACTTGGGCTGGAATCTTTTCCTTGGGCTCCAAGCACCGCGAATTCTTGTCTTGTGTCAAACATCCTCAACAAATTCGAATATTATTATCCATATAGTACCATTTTGCCAACCCCAAGGAACAAAAGGTGGCGGCGGCTGTATAACTTGCGCTCCAAGCTTGAGAAATTCTGGTCTGGTCAAACAAGCATCCGGCTCTAAATCCTACCTACGCCTCCTATTTTTCTTTCACTCTGTTTCGCATAGCTATACCGCCACCCTTTACGTTGAATCTTTTACGTATACCTTCTTGCAAGACCCGAAAAGCAATTCTCTCTATAGTATTTTCGTGCCCTCACTCCACGTGAATCATACTATTATTTTTGTCACGTAGTAAAACaaggctcaatttggcagcagCATCTATGACATGCTCTATACGATAGAGACCTTGACATGCAAGTTTTGTCAAGAGCAAGTTTTGTCAAGACCAAGAGGGCCGCCAAAGACTATAAGTTAACTGTGGTTCAAACCCAAGGCAGGCAATTGAACGCAACATTTTTGCTTTTCAAGTCTGTAATGCATCTCCAACAAAACTGACAAAGATGCAACCAGCCTTCCCGTTTGCTATATATGACAAAGTTGGCAACAAGATATTCATCCAGAAACGAAGCATCCCATCCATGTTGTGGAAGGGACATTAATTGAAAAGAATTCAGAGAAAGAATAATGCTGTTCCACCGATCCAAGCTAAGCCTCATCAAGCTGTCACAATTCACATGACTCGGAAGGACACCAGATTGCAAAACCTACTCTACTTATTTGACCTTCTTGATGAGGTTAGATGTTCGGAATTCAGCATCATCCCTGATGAAACTCCACCAAATGAAGGTAAGAGGGACAGTTGCGGCATGCCAAAGAGCATGTGCATCAACATATCCTTTGTATGGAGGGAAATCATATATCTCCAGAAGCATTGCCAGACCACCTCCTACAACCACAATCCACAACTTCCAGCGCGAAGGATGATGAGTCATGCCAGCCCACACTGCCCAAACAACAAGCTGAGTGACAGCCATTACAACGCATACTTGCATGTTCCAACCtgaaaaggtaaaaaaaaaacataagtTATAATCGTTTCAAGCCAGAGAAACTGATAGCAACAAAATGCAGGTGAACTTGGTAGGGAAACCAAAACCGGGTGGTTCATACCATAGTCCATTTTGTAGTTGTTGAGGTACAATATATGGGTGGTTATGAAGGCAAGAAGAGGTGCAGCAACCATGACTCTGCCAGCCTCATCCCTAACGTTGAAACTTCTTAATATGGCCAAAATAAGAGAGTATCCAAGTAAGGCCACTGCTGATGAGTAGTCCAGCCTTTCTGTTAACACCACATCCCTGTGCATAAACAGGTCAACATGTATAGTTAAATTGTTGGTGCAATAAAAGCTGTGGTATCTGCTAACCAAATACTCCTGCGCAACTTGTACAGGATCAGTGGTCAGTGACACAAACAGCCCaatgaaaatgaagagattaaGATGCGTAATAGGAGAATGCACTCTCTGCCCCAAGTAGTCACTCACCGACTGTGGAAAACAGCACTCCAGAACCATGAGTTCATGGATAATAATGCATAGATGTGCCAAAGGCCAGTAAAATCATAATATGGTTGCTTGTCTTGCTTTAGCGGCAGCTTGTAGTGAAGAAGGATGAAGAAGGACAACCAACCATGGAAATGCATTGCAAGGTTGAGGGCAGAAAAGGCTACAGAAACAGGCTCCTGAACCACAAAAGACACTTATTCAgatgcaaaaagaaaaacaagggtCACAGGCAGCTTCCCTCTGAACAATATTTTCATTTCCCATCCACATCGTGAACAATCAATTGCATTTACTCGCCCCCTTGAAATCTATGAAACCTCAAAATTACTAATGCTGTGGAACACGATTAATGAAAAGATTAAGTTGTCGCTAAAAAACATCCATACAAACCACAGGACTTGCTTTCAGAAATTGGTTAGTTCTGCACTAAGCATACCTGTAACTACCGAGGATTAATAACTGTCATCTAATGTTAACAGGGTAAAAATTGTAAATTAATTTATAAAGAGTCCCACTGATTTCATCAAGTACCTGAATGCAATTTAGATATGGCTGTTAACTCTTACAATTCAATACTTAAATGGAACGATTCAGTAGAATTAACAGTTTCACAGAGAAATGCAAGAAGCAACTACACTTCAGGAGGGCAGATTGCATGTTctaaaaaatgcaaaatttaATATAGAAGATAATTAAGTTTCCTTCCATCTCCAGATTTTTTTGTTGTATTAGGTCTTAAAGTACAAAATATTACAAACCTGAAACCCATAGAGACGTCGGAAGGGCCATTTACCATGATATTTGACAGGCCCTTGATTAACTGctgctctttctttttctctctcaaccATGCAGTGGTAGCGGCAATCACTTTGGCAATCCCATTGTCTCCAATGCAAGAAAAGAGGTTCTTGCATATACCATGggccatcaattgaagaaccATTCAACAGGAATTTACAATTTGTAAAACATCTTTCTCTGACACATCCTGTAGTTTCACATTCTCTGACACAATCCCTGAATCCCTCAAAACAAACGCACCTCAAGAAATTCAATATATGTATTTCAATTGCATTTCCTACATTCTTCTAATTTTGCAGAAAGTAGTCCAGCATGACAAGGCTAGCAAGTGCTCAGAGAAACTCACACCATCCGTGAGGAAGCATGACAAAATAACACTCATCTTTCTAAATAACTGGACTTAACTTATTGGTAAAACAAAAGAGATAGAAAATGCATATAATAACACAAAGCAGTGTCCTATTTTAACTGCATTGTACATGCTACCATGCCAGAAACTTGTAGCATCTCAAAGCTTGTGAATGACATACATGAAAAAAGCCCATATGACGAAAGAAGCACAATAAAATTTAATTCCAGTAAGAAACTGGACAAAACGCAAAAATACTAATGACATGGAACCATTTTTTTCATCACTTCAATCAACTTCAGAACCATAAACACTTGCAACGAATTGTATTATATGGATGAATAATTAATGAAAAGAGTAGGTTACtcttcaaaaattttcaaaaagtgTCCTGCACATCTATCTTCTAAATTAGGATTCAAGGATAAGGGTTTTTTGGTATTACTTTTCTTTGAACTAAAGTGATATCAAAGACTTCTCTTCGAAGGACTTCAGCTGCAAGGAGTGATGTTTTagatcaaagaaaaaaaaagaaaatttatgtGATGTAAATTTTCATAGCGATAATAAAGAAATGGGGAAAGATTACCTGTATAAGGGGTCAGCATCACCAGCACTAGCATCAAGTACTCCCACAAGACAAGGAAGCACTATAATGAAGGTGATCCACCGAGGATCCACCATCTGATTCAGAGACTACTCCAAGTCAGGAAGTAATTCTAATATGAACACAGGAGATGGGACAAAATTCAGACAAATTAAAAGATgtttaaagctgaaatttaacAGTATGTAGAGATTCCCTAGATAATTTCTGTTATTCACTCCAGTCATATTTCAGTTAATGAACAAAATGACGTAACTATAGGAGCCATCTATAAAGCTCATCCATGTAGCATGCATGAGAGCACAAATATAGCAAAGAGAGTTTACAATTGTGGCTTATTGGAAGTGTCTTACacagaagaagaaagaaaaacaagttaAAATGCACAAAAGACATTATCAATATCCTATTAAGCCCATCTATCAAAACAAATTCAAGTATCCAATTATCTTGAAAATTTTAGAATACTGGTCTCTTCCAATGCCTCATTTCAAAGGTCAAAACACCTAAACGCAGCAAAAAGGCATAGAACCTTAAAAAAGTCATGCCACTTTTAAAGTCAATTGTGCTTCCCGTCCTCATCCACACAACTCTAAGtctattgaaaagaaaaaaccaCAGACAAGCAAGATTGAAAGGCATGAAATAGGACAAACATACATAATCTTGCCAACTTGTTGCatagtttaattattttcaagcTATACCCAAAACTGAAATAGTGGATCAGTAGTACACACTTTACAAgatgaactaacttatatcgATGCTAAGAAGCTTCATTGTGAAGGTCCCAATTTTATAATCTTACTTAAATGTAATGCTAATAGCATGCACAGCAACTAAGTTTGCTTTCTTAatactttcaaaaattttcaggttctgGATCATTTTTCTAATTTCTCACATTTGGGAGCTCAATTCCAACCTATAGTGCTATTCAATCAATGCTTATTGGGTTCTTCAATTTAGATATTCAAACAACTACTATCCTTATTACATTCACAAAAACAGCAAAGAAAGCTCAAGCATCCCTATTACATTTGGCTTCAGCTCATATCCTCTTCAACATGACACATACCCAATCTCTTAACCAGCTCACCAAGGAAAGAACTGTCAGGCCGACTGTCATCCATACCATACTTCACCATCTTCATGAATTTACTTTACTTCCCAAAACTAATCCAAGGGCCTTTAGTTCCAGCTAATAATCACAAGGCTTTTATGTTAGAGGTATTTTTCCTATAGTGCAACCCTTATCCACCTCCAATATATATTTGATTATAGTAATGCTGCAAAACTACCAATACAACCATAATGACCTGTCTAGATAACTGTTGTTgcagagagaaagaaagaggtCGGCTATTAATACACTCTGCTTACAACATATAAATAAAAATCACGGATCCGTTCTACCATCCACATTAGTCTTATCTTCTATGCTCGTACAGATACTATTATAATTCTCCAAGAACGAACAGCAATTTACATATAGGCCCCGGGAAGAGATTTAGAGAATCAACATTATTATATTGCTACCCTAAAAGGAAGTAAGCAGaagctttttccttttcttttatttgattttcccctttttttggGAATTCCTAGAATTGGCATCTAGCAGAAGTTTCCTCAAATCCGCCACAGCCGACAGATCAAGAAAGTTGATAACTTTTCCGTATAACCTAACTTCGACAAATTTAATAATTTCTACAAACTGAGATGCGAATATTTAATACAATATCAATCTTATGAACCAAAACTATCCCAGTAAGGGCCACTTCATCTGAGAGAAGCCCAAAAAATTTAATCTGAAGATTTTCCATAGGAAGGATTCAATTTTGAGAGAAGCCCAGACGgtaaaaaatgctaaaatagACCGCCGGACATAGATATGGGTGTCAAAGATTACCTTTCGACGATAAATGCAGGCACCAGA
Above is a genomic segment from Coffea eugenioides isolate CCC68of chromosome 5, Ceug_1.0, whole genome shotgun sequence containing:
- the LOC113770444 gene encoding post-GPI attachment to proteins factor 3, translated to MVDPRWITFIIVLPCLVGVLDASAGDADPLYRDCVRECETTGCVRERCFTNCKFLLNGSSIDGPWYMQEPLFLHWRQWDCQSDCRYHCMVEREKERAAVNQGPVKYHGKWPFRRLYGFQEPVSVAFSALNLAMHFHGWLSFFILLHYKLPLKQDKQPYYDFTGLWHIYALLSMNSWFWSAVFHSRDVVLTERLDYSSAVALLGYSLILAILRSFNVRDEAGRVMVAAPLLAFITTHILYLNNYKMDYGWNMQVCVVMAVTQLVVWAVWAGMTHHPSRWKLWIVVVGGGLAMLLEIYDFPPYKGYVDAHALWHAATVPLTFIWWSFIRDDAEFRTSNLIKKVK